gcaacagcaacaggaCTATGTGTTTTGTTAGAACAAGAGCCTCTGCTGACAGAGATGACAGGAGGAGCTGCAAAACAATCTCAGTAACTTcagttatatttattaaaagtgTGTTAAATTGTCAGCAGTAACCCCacaattgtttgtttgttatggAATTAGTATTAGACTAAAATATGTTATACGTCgtacacattttatatataaggcctttttttcctgtctggtCCCTAACATGCATATCGGGACCCATTTAAGGGGTCCTGATCTAGTGATGTTAAAATACTAACTACCCCATGTTTTCTCTTCTATACAAGCCTTTCATTCTCTTCCATCTCTCTGTCACAAGACACGCCCAAAACTCTGTTTGTAATCCTGCCTGATCAGTCACTTGATCATAAGCTGCTTGTTTGCTGTTTCTCATCTTTTGCTTCtattcattttcagtcagtGCTATTCAATTTTCTCCAGCGTGAACTAAACAGATCCATTTCCTGGGAAAGAAAGGACTGTTCTGTTCAGTtactatacacacacaagcaataacacacaaactttgctctttagttttttttttttttgccagaagATGGCAGAAAAGCTCTCAAGCCCAAGCATAAATTCAGGAATTACAATTGACAGAGGAGAAAGTAATCACTGAATGTTTCAGTTGTATTGTCAAGGGGGAAAATGTCATCAGTTTTCTCTCCAAATAATGAATCTTTAATAACTGGAGGGAGAAATAAATgggctgtgatggactggcaaTCTGTCAGGGTGTTCCCCAGCtctcgcccagtgtcagctgggactaACTCCAGCCCCCACAATTCTGAAGATAAGCGGCAGACTGATAGAAATAAATGGGATGACACATTTTAGGTAGGAGAAGGATAGTTCCTGAAAAACCATATTTAGAACCACATAAACAACATGACATTTAAGGTGCAAAAATGAGTACTATTCAAAACAAATTCCATCGCTTTTATCTTCTGCCCCCTCTTTCTCATGCCTCTAACTGAACTATCATATGTTTTGTAAGTACAGCTAGTTGTACATTATAAATTGTATAGTAGGAATCAGTTTAGCCTGTTGATTTCAGTGCATTTATCgtttgtttaaaatataacaacatAAAGCTGATATATTTGGAATTTTATGTTATTCTAGTAGCAGAATTTTCTTAAATGATACTGGTGAAAGTTTCAGTGTATGTTGTCAGGTAGTAACAGATTATATGATCACATCCGATCATTTGGCAGCACCAAATGGGAAGTATCTAATTCAATGAGTATTTAATGAACTTGAAATGAGCATTCCTATTACAAATCAACtactaaaaactaaaacctcTAAACGAAACAAGGGGCAGCACTTAGTTTGTTAGTTTCTAATATTGATGCTATGAAAGGCAGCTcatggtagtttttttttttttatccttttaaaGTTTCTTGAAAatcttttctaaataaatacatttgttttgaaattaGGATCTGCAATGAACTTTAAGAACCGAAGGGTTGcaggaaaaaagggaaacaagtttttcacatGCAAAAGTTAAACTGACTGTGACGACTGACTAActtttgctgctgatgagctgacagaggaagagacaaaCCATCCAATTAAATAGCATGGCAGCCTTGGAGATCTTCGTGTCTGGTTTAGACACAACTACACATTTTGAGTCAACAAATGTTATGCAGATGGCCCACATGGCAAGAAGAAGACTCGGTGTCAtttcagaaacagacagaaatgccATTTGTGTTTATACACAGTTTCTGATCTTATTACGACATGAGCATCTTTGCAAGTTTACTTTTCTCCACAGGACTGCATTGACTTGACTACACTTCTGTATCAAACCGCTCATGTCGGCCTATTTCCCAGTTATTTGCTTTACACTGATCAAGCATCATCCTATTACACACAGATCAGACATCAGATAGACACACTCACCTTCCTTGCTGTTATCCCCCCCCCCATGATTAAATGATGCCTTAATTATTTATATGAAAGAGTGGAAAATCATTTTTGGATGCAGCTAATGATGTTATCAGCTGTTACTTAATAGCTCGTGACCTTTTTAACATGGAGGACTGGGTGTGTTTAGAGATGGTTTGAACAGTGACATTTGAGACAGGGAGTGGTCCAAAAGAAGTGGCCTCTGGGTAATGAGGTCTTGCTGAGAGGAAACAGACTTTTTGACCTTATTGTGGTCTCAGTCTCAGTGTGCACAGcttgtaaatgtgtatgtgtttgtgtgctctgAAGAGAATGACCCAAAAAACTCCAAAAACGTACTTCTTTCCTCGCCTTTAAACATTCATGTCCGCCAAGAGTTGTTATTGTCAAGGAATGGCAAACTAAAAAGACTACAATTAAAAATAAGTGTATTGAAGTGAAACAAACCATTGTGCAGTGCAGCCcataaaagcaaacacagctgTTGCACTTTAAAGTAATTGGCAGCAGTTCCCAGCAGGAGTAAAAGACACTAATTGGATAGTTTCTCTGTGAGGCAGATGCCTTCACTGGCTTTGGTCTGGATTATAATACTGCTGGTATCTGATATGTTTTCTCTTTGGGGAGGCTGTTGATTGAGTAACACTGGTATTTTAACACTTAAAGGGCGTATGCAATAATAAAGTCCACCGAGCAGAGTAAAGAGTAAGGAGATAAAAGTATAGCCCTAAAATATAGGGCcatgaacggccctcgcctcgagcgaaGCGCCTCCACGAGCGATCCACGCTTCACCGGGAGCTCCTCAAACGGCAGCAGGATACGGAAACCGAGGTGGAGGATTTTTTCAGGTCAGCGTGCGtttaagagacagacagcagcagtagtaAACACAGACGCACATATCCAGatgtactgagacacaaaaacacacaaacacacatattaagacattaacaaacatattcagccacacaaaCCGTTGCACACACCCGTGGAGACATACAGACCAGCAAAGCTACACACGTATCATCgtaaattttcatttaacagGACTACCAAagctgacaaactaaatttcaGCTCTCCATTCAAATTTGCAAATCCTTACAGAGGGGGGGCGCCATCGCGCctgttttgactttgtttgatcacgtgggttcaggcccccggggtctaAAATTCATCAAGTGGTCAGGTTCAGatccgacaatgcgtgtgcGATTTATCGGGAACTCGAAAGTTTAGCTGCCCCTCTCGTATAGATGGGGCTGACCAAGAATGAGCTCTTTCGGTCAACAGCCCAAGGAGCAGTTAGATCGAGTTCGAGGTGAGCAAAACCAGCGAACCCAATGACCTCAAGTAAAAGTCCAcactggtggacttcctgttggacATATGACCTCGgcatgataagcttttttgcttggcccgacatgaagaataaacatgcccaGGCCCTCGGATTGTAGAAATACTGACGTCACCACAATGCAGCACTAATGTCAAAATGTGTGGTTCAGAGCTTTTCCACAATGCCAGCTATATATATTTGGAAGAATGCCtaatctatttattattttgttgatCTAAGTTGTCACTTGTAATCATGACACATAATGATCTAATAAGAAAAAATcctgacacaaataaaaaatgtggtTACAGTTATTGTCCAGACTGCAATGCTGAAGTTTTAACAAAAGTTTGATTTCCATCAGGTTGATGCCTCAGTATTGTCATTTTGTGCCTGTCATCACAATTTTAACCCACTGAAATATGTCAACTCAGCCCTGAAGAGAGAAAGCAATTTCTTGTTATTAGAGAACTGTAAACAGTTTCAAATATGGGAAATAAAGGATGGTCTTTCTGATACTCTCCTTTCACCCCATGAAAAACATTAATAGAATAATTTCCTTATGTCTAACACTTCATGGCCTTTCTTAATCTGTTGTACTGAGCGCATAGTTTACATAATACAAACCTACATTAAAAATCCCACAGCTATAAGCTTTGCCATTGATGGCACAGGATTAACTATGTTACAGTGTGACTGATCCAAGGCATCACTGGGCTCTGATCCAAGGCATCACTGGGCTCTGATCCAAGGCATCACTGGGCTCTGATCCAAGGCATCACTGTGCGCTAATGCAGGACCAGGCACTTTCCTCTCTTTGGAAGGAAATGACTTGGGCTTAATATTTGTAGTTTTGAAGTCATCATGATTATTTGAAGAGCTGTTTGCACAACATGATAGTTTCAGGGAATGGACTGGTTTGGATCCCAGGATGAGGGAAGAGGTTAAACGCACTCACTGGACTGTAGGCCTGTCATATAGATGCCACATAATGTAATttcaaccttaaaaaaaaaacatgcatttgttaTCTTTCATACTGTAAGAACAGAATGAAGACATCATCTTGTTTTTGAAATAGACCTTATCGACTTGGGAGTGTTTGATATGTTTATCTTCTTAAGGACTGCACCAGGCTTAAATAATCTCAATAAACTGAATGGATAATATTTTTAACTCCGCACTGTCAATCTAAGTAGGTGCTGAGTGCCTGCATCAGgaactctctctgtctcactggtCACATGTTAACACTCCGCGCGTATGTTGCGCATCAGAGGTGCCAAAGAGATCTATGTCGCCTTCAGTCAGCGGGCTGAAACAGGTCTTAGGGGAGGACACTTGAGGTATGGCCTCGGAACAGAATGGGTCCAACACCACCAGAAATCTGACCAACCAGTTCGTGCAGCCGGCGTGGCGAATCGCACTGTGGTCAGTGGCGTACAGCACTGTCCTGGCAGTGGCAGTTTTCGGGAACTTGATTGTGATTTGGATTATTCTGGCGCACAAGCGGATGAGGACCGTGACCAATTATTTCCTGCTGAATTTGGCTTTTTCTGACGTCTCGATGGCCGCGTTCAACACTCTTATTAACTTCGTTTATGCGGCTCACGGAGAGTGGTACTTTGGAGAGGTCTACTGCAGGTTTCACAACTTTTTCCCCGTCACTGCTGTGTTCGCCAGCATCTATTCCATGACGGCGATCGCTTTGGACAGGTATGGCATCAGCCAGTGGGCATGGAGTTGTTTTTTAGTGAGATCTCTTCAcgataatattttaataatcggTTTTGTTTGTGCCTTCAGGGGTTCATAAATTCAAATCTGCTTAAAGACGTTGAGCCCGCagcataaattatttatttattcatttatttgatgaTTCAAGCCATCTTTTCAAGGATTGTTAAAAGTGCTGTGAGTGAATATTTAAGGATTTAATGTGTATATAAAGTGTATGGCACAAATACAATAGTTACAAATACAATGTGATGACTGAATATCCCTTAACAAACCTCATTTTAACAGGTCTGAGCTTGGTTTAGACAGATTTTGGTCTTAGCACTGTGATTGAGTCATGGTgccaaatgtaatgtaatgccCATGCTTTATTACAAGACTGCAGTGTGGAACATGCAGAAATTGCTGGGGGTTTTTCCAATGTGTGCATTTCCTAGAATTCATTCCCAGCTGATGACAGTGTTGTAACATCTGGTGTGTAGGTACATGGCCATCATCCACCCTCTGAAGCCTCGCCTGTCTGCAAAGGCAACTTTGGGAGTGATTGTCTCTATCTGGAGTCTGGCAGTGGTTCTGGCCTTCCCTCTCTGCTACTTCTCCACAACGCGAACTCTGCCCCGCAGAACCGTCTGCTACGTGGCCTGGCCCCGCATGGCCGACGACCCCTTCATGTGAgaacacagacactgaacacCTATTCAGATGTGCTGTGatcttgtttcttttatttatatgtttcatCTGATTGTCTTTCCTTCACTCTAGATAGGTCAGTGCTCACTCTGTCTTCATCCTGCTTGTCATTACATTATAATATACTGAtgatttgtttctttgcttGCGCAGGTATCATATCATAGTGACAGTTCTGGTGTACATGCTGCCATTATTAGTGATGGGAATCACTTACACCATCGTGGGGGTAACTCTGTGGGGAGGGGAGATCCCTGGAGACTCATCTGATAACTATCATGGACAGCTCAGAGCCAAACGGAAGGTAAACACCAGGTGTATTTGATGCTTTTACACTCTGTATTTGTACTCCCTCttttaatttagtttgtgtgtgggggCACATAGCAGACATATTTGCGAACAGATCAAGCAAGGCCGGtgtatttataaagcacatgTAGAAATCTACATTTTCAAATCAGCCTGTTTGTTGGAACATATCTGCACATTCAGAAACTCCttatgaagaggaaaaacatgcaGATGTGTTACTGAAAGATACAACCTTCAGGAAGCTGTACACATCCAGCTATACTTGTTTTACTGTACTTTGACATCATCAGTCAGACTACGCAGTGTGCTTTGCAGCAGCTACACTGAGGGTTGGGTTAAACGGGGATTAAGGTCATAACAGCTGTCATGTCGAGCATCAGCTGTGAGAataatggaaaagaaaacaatttatcAATATTCAGGTTAGAGACAGCAAAAGGATTAGACTGTGGAAGAATCCAGTAATAAAAGGATgtgatggatgaaaaaaaaagaatttcttAATCTgtggattattatttttgttgtagaTCAAATTACAGTGATAACATTTGTTATTTAAACTCATTTTTAATTGGCAAAATGAGGACACTGAAGTAAATAATGGTGTAAACTTCAAAATCAAGTTAACAGTAATTTGAGAATAGATTTCACTTTATAGATTTACACTAAGGATATTTTTGGgaccaaaaacacagaaaacaagacgGGTGCAGATTTGCCATTTGCAATCTTTTCTACAGCTTCAAAGAAAAAATCATCAGAGGCTCTGATTGCTGACAAAATTGAGCCGTGGAAGATAAAAGAGATTTATAAATGTCAGGCAACAAAGCTACAAGACAATGTCAGGTTTGATTTAAAGGCCTGCATTGATAAGATGCCATCTGGTCTGGAGATAAGAGAAAGTCTCTCTCATTTCAGTCTCGCAGATGAGCTTCTGCAGATGGTATAATAGCTGCCTGCTTCCTTTAACCACCCACAGCTCTTCATTGTGGTGCAACACATTGATGAGCTCTGCGGCACTCTTCCATCAATCCTGCCTGGAACCTGCTGGGTCCGGTGCGTCATCGCTGACCTTTCCCTCTCTTCATACAACGGCCATTCTTGACTCATTGAATGAAAACATCATTGTGATCAGAACCAatggaaacataaaacaaacttgCAACTTAAAAGACAGTGTGCATATGCAGTAGATTTTTTGACAAGCAAGAGTACTGTGCTCCTTTAATTCAATGTTGCTCCAGACAACACGCTCAGATAAGCAGCTACCAGACTCCATGCAAAGTTATtaactagctggtgaacatagcaAGGCATTTTGCAGGTAAAGAGCCAGTTAGTTATGTCAGGAGGTgatggagaccaaaaacagtCAAAAGAGATTAAATATTGACCTTCCATTCATCAAGTGGACAGAAACGGATTAAGTGAAAATGGATCTTTGTGTCTGCTCAATGTGTGAAGAGGCAAATTCTTGCTAATGAGTTTTCTATATTAACTTCGTCCTTGATTATGTCAGATATTGTGTTTAGAGCTTCTTTTTCTGCCCCCAagtggcaaaaataaaacacaacatacagaaaaaacaacCCACATTCAATTAATGAGGCGGCGGCTCCTACAGAATTCTGTCCTACCCCCAACCACAGCATTCAACCATTatccattttattatttatgcctGTAAATGCTCTGAAAtgccaaaatgtgttttgtgtgaataaATAAAGCCTATTTCATGCTGATGATTTTgtgcatctttttctcttttctcttgcaGGTGGTAAAGATGATGATCATCGTAGTGGTGACCTTTGCCCTCTGCTGGCTGCCCTATCATGTCTACTTCATTGTGACAGGTCTCAACAAGGGTCTGAGTAAGTGGAAGTACATCCAGCAGGTTTACCTGTCAGTGCTGTGGCTGGCAATGAGCTCCACCATGTACAACCCCGTCATCTACTGCTGCCTCAACAGCAGGTACAAACACCACacaactcaaaaacacacatgtaggCACTGCATGTTGTCCTATATATCCACAACAGTGTAAATACATGTAAGGGATTGATTTGGGTGCAGGTTTCGGGCCGGCTTCAAGCAGGCTTTCCGCTGGTGTCCTTTTGTCCGGGTCTCACACTACGATGAGCTAGAGCTCCAAAATAGGAGACTTCGACCGGGCCACCAAAGCAGCATGTGCACTCTCTCTCGGGTCGAAACCAGCATCCTCAGCAAAGGAAAGAGCACTTGTTCTTGTGGACACAGGTCAAGACTCAACTCTGAGCCCATTAATTAGGATAGTTTGGCTTTTTTCACTGGAGACAGCATACACCAGTATAtttgtcacattattttgaGCTGACATTGTTGATGAGTCATTTTTGTTTCCTGAAAATATCAGCTCTGATGGGTGTGGAGGAAGTCATAGTCTGTACACTACACCAGAGGTTTTTAAACTGTGACATGCACCGCTCTGACGAAAGGCGGAGAGCTGAAGAGGTGGTGCAAAAATAGGGAAATAAATGTTCTGCATGGGGTAAAAGAATGTAGAATGAACTATTTTTCACATGGTCTGATGACtttgctctgcagcagcagcaatggctGTTACATGCAACTTTTGGAGACAGTAACCTGGTCTGAACAAATAGACCTGATTTGCATAATTTTAGATTCAGTGTGAGTTAAACTTTCCTAGGATATCATTATCTTTGATGTCTgtcatgaattaaaaaaaagtccagcCCATGTAGAAatcaaagaaacaacacaaatctTTCCTCAAAGCCatcaatttttttgttttcttcagtatcAAAGTACTCCAGTAATATCTTTGTACTTCCATGACTCTGTTGCAAACAGGACCTGCTAATAACTAATTCAGTGAGAGGAAACCaagaca
This genomic window from Mastacembelus armatus chromosome 1, fMasArm1.2, whole genome shotgun sequence contains:
- the LOC113127798 gene encoding neuromedin-K receptor-like; amino-acid sequence: MASEQNGSNTTRNLTNQFVQPAWRIALWSVAYSTVLAVAVFGNLIVIWIILAHKRMRTVTNYFLLNLAFSDVSMAAFNTLINFVYAAHGEWYFGEVYCRFHNFFPVTAVFASIYSMTAIALDRYMAIIHPLKPRLSAKATLGVIVSIWSLAVVLAFPLCYFSTTRTLPRRTVCYVAWPRMADDPFMYHIIVTVLVYMLPLLVMGITYTIVGVTLWGGEIPGDSSDNYHGQLRAKRKVVKMMIIVVVTFALCWLPYHVYFIVTGLNKGLSKWKYIQQVYLSVLWLAMSSTMYNPVIYCCLNSRFRAGFKQAFRWCPFVRVSHYDELELQNRRLRPGHQSSMCTLSRVETSILSKGKSTCSCGHRSRLNSEPIN